The following is a genomic window from Burkholderiaceae bacterium.
CCCTGGACGACATGCTGCTGTACGTGATGTGGCAGCTGCAGGCCTGCGCGGGCAGCGTGGTGGTGCGCCTGTGCGAGGGCGAGTTCGGCATCACGCGGCGCGAGTGGCGCGTGCTGGCGCAACTGGCCGCGCACGAGGGCGTGCAGTCCTCCGAGCTGGCGCGCCACGCCTCGCTGGACCGCGCCCGCACCTCGCGCGCGCTGACGGGCCTGGTGGCCAAGGGCCTGGTCGAACGCACGCCGCGCGAGGGCGATCGGCGCGAGGTCCTGGTGCACCTGACGGCGCAGGGCCGCGCGCTGCACGCCGCCCTGCTGCCGCGCGTGGCGCAAATCAACCGCGAGCTGCTGTCGGCCCTGGACGAGGGCGAGGTGCGCCAGCTGGTACGGTTTTTGGAGCGCCTGCAGCGGCAGGCCGAGGCGATGCGGGCCGATCGGGCGCCGTAGCCGGCGGTCGAGCCGCGCGGCGGCATATGCACATCGCCAAAGAGTCTTTGGGGCCACGCCCAGCGGTTCTTACAATTTCAGGTCTGTCGGGCGGCCATGGGCGGGACGCGCCCCTTTGTTGGAGAATTTGCATCATGAACATTTTGAAGAAGCTG
Proteins encoded in this region:
- a CDS encoding MarR family transcriptional regulator produces the protein MLLYVMWQLQACAGSVVVRLCEGEFGITRREWRVLAQLAAHEGVQSSELARHASLDRARTSRALTGLVAKGLVERTPREGDRREVLVHLTAQGRALHAALLPRVAQINRELLSALDEGEVRQLVRFLERLQRQAEAMRADRAP